One region of bacterium genomic DNA includes:
- a CDS encoding ABC transporter permease produces MRAPAIPGRDGLAVLRGRKARGRGAGRPRPAEQPLGFWLAVIWLAALAFFVLFAPVLGFLADPDGYSRDVLQGVGRSHWFGTDELGRDMFARVVWGGRLSLLIAAVAVAVGILIGGLMGLLAGFFGGWVDTALSAVINILLSLPALILALFIVTVLEQNTRNVIIAVTILAARAVARIVRAQTLRFREREFVTAARCMGARTSRLLFREVLPNLIPIVVAFTFLGLGLVIVGEGGLSFIGKSVPSPAITWGGILAVAKGKLADAPHLTIYPAIVMFCTLMSVNYIGDTLMRRFDVRQSLI; encoded by the coding sequence ATGAGGGCCCCGGCCATTCCCGGCCGCGACGGCCTCGCCGTCCTGCGGGGGCGGAAGGCCCGCGGCAGGGGCGCCGGCCGCCCGCGCCCGGCCGAGCAGCCGCTGGGCTTCTGGCTGGCGGTGATCTGGCTGGCGGCGCTGGCCTTCTTCGTGTTGTTCGCTCCGGTGCTGGGGTTCCTGGCCGACCCCGACGGCTACTCCCGGGACGTGCTGCAGGGAGTCGGGCGGTCGCACTGGTTCGGCACCGACGAGTTGGGCCGCGACATGTTCGCCCGGGTCGTCTGGGGGGGGCGCCTCTCGTTGCTGATCGCGGCGGTCGCCGTCGCGGTCGGGATCCTCATCGGCGGGCTGATGGGGCTGCTGGCCGGCTTCTTCGGCGGATGGGTCGACACGGCCCTCAGTGCCGTGATCAACATCCTGCTGTCGCTGCCGGCGCTGATCCTGGCGCTGTTCATCGTCACGGTGCTCGAGCAGAACACTCGCAACGTCATCATTGCGGTCACGATCCTGGCGGCGCGCGCCGTGGCGCGCATCGTCAGGGCGCAGACACTGCGCTTCCGCGAGCGGGAGTTCGTGACCGCGGCGCGGTGCATGGGGGCGCGCACGTCCCGGCTGCTGTTCCGCGAAGTGCTGCCCAACCTGATCCCCATCGTGGTGGCGTTCACCTTCCTGGGCCTGGGCCTGGTGATCGTGGGCGAGGGCGGGCTCAGCTTCATCGGCAAGAGCGTGCCTTCGCCTGCCATCACCTGGGGCGGCATCCTGGCGGTCGCCAAGGGCAAGCTCGCAGACGCTCCGCACCTGACGATCTACCCGGCCATCGTGATGTTCTGCACCCTGATGTCGGTCAACTACATCGGCGACACGCTGATGCGCCGCTTCGATGTCCGTCAGTCGCTGATCTGA
- a CDS encoding ABC transporter permease, whose amino-acid sequence MTRTETPPRVSGLSGMAALPAVLRRLAGRLVQTAVVVVVVTFVTYWMLSLLPSDPCFLSVGTGATEELLAECRERLELDRGLFAQYGAWLQNMLTGDLGESYRNGIEVTESLRDKAPVTLWLVLYTTVLSIVISVPLGMLSAVRRDTWVDRLLTGGAFSLLALPSFVLGVVLALIFAAKLGWFDLGGYVSPTAGLLAHWKSLVLPVATLTAGIMPFFLRLLRSDVITTLQEDFVEAARAKGLPRWWILLRHVLRPSSFTVVTVAGLNAAQLINGALVVEIIFDLDGMGTYLISAVFNQDFLVVQTLVALIAAGFVATNMLVDAMYPLLDPRVRVRNR is encoded by the coding sequence GTGACCCGCACCGAGACGCCGCCGCGGGTTTCGGGCCTCAGCGGCATGGCGGCGCTGCCGGCGGTCCTGCGGCGACTGGCCGGCAGGCTCGTGCAGACGGCGGTGGTGGTGGTCGTCGTCACCTTCGTCACCTACTGGATGCTCAGCCTGCTGCCCAGCGATCCGTGCTTCCTGTCGGTGGGCACGGGCGCCACGGAGGAACTCCTGGCGGAGTGCCGCGAGCGACTGGAACTCGACCGCGGCCTGTTCGCGCAGTACGGCGCCTGGCTTCAGAACATGCTCACCGGCGACCTCGGCGAGTCCTACCGCAACGGCATCGAGGTGACCGAGAGCCTGCGCGACAAGGCCCCGGTGACCCTCTGGCTGGTGCTGTACACCACCGTGCTGAGCATCGTCATCTCCGTCCCGCTGGGGATGCTGAGCGCGGTCCGGCGAGACACCTGGGTGGACCGCCTCCTCACCGGCGGGGCCTTCTCGCTGCTGGCGCTGCCGTCGTTCGTGCTGGGCGTGGTGCTGGCGCTGATCTTCGCCGCCAAGCTGGGGTGGTTCGACCTGGGCGGCTACGTCAGCCCCACGGCCGGCCTCCTGGCGCACTGGAAGTCCCTCGTGCTGCCGGTGGCCACTCTCACCGCGGGCATCATGCCGTTCTTCCTGCGCCTGCTGCGCAGCGACGTGATCACGACGCTGCAGGAAGACTTCGTGGAGGCGGCCCGGGCCAAGGGGCTGCCGCGCTGGTGGATCCTGCTGCGCCACGTGCTGCGCCCGTCGAGCTTCACGGTGGTGACCGTCGCCGGGCTCAACGCCGCCCAACTCATCAACGGCGCTCTGGTTGTGGAGATCATCTTCGACCTGGACGGCATGGGCACGTACCTCATCTCGGCGGTGTTCAACCAGGACTTCCTGGTCGTCCAGACTCTGGTCGCATTGATCGCGGCGGGCTTCGTGGCCACGAACATGCTGGTCGACGCCATGTATCCGTTGCTGGATCCGCGAGTGCGGGTGCGGAACCGATGA